Proteins encoded in a region of the Equus asinus isolate D_3611 breed Donkey chromosome X, EquAss-T2T_v2, whole genome shotgun sequence genome:
- the LOC106838363 gene encoding TLR adapter interacting with SLC15A4 on the lysosome-like has translation MLGEAFLIEFLYKEQKYTKYCRPLTYKKTSNDEKETWKKQLLDVEYNSLSSDKMENQDKVVKECLTEQSNSKNKIKSVDEITVAKCKSASLPGNVSVALPIPKREQHDERRLDLYRSWSCTSICQHYPDLQIGGDHVGNMYDSGCFVEHIRDDAFNGPLLLSVDIPWGHSPVIEPLENLPASKLLNGDEIRDKSMLFHKQPLSNSMLNSYMEKKVDELYKQFLEENLTRCHSITNLMASNLLMNNVNQISLQISQEQNIEESKAREALLQSLARCNLRNVSHGNNSELSTPNLQISNQRSRELLSHL, from the coding sequence ATGCTTGGAGAAGCTTTCCTAATTGAATTCCTATACAAAGaacagaaatatacaaaatattgcAGACCACTTACATATAAGAAGACCTCAAATGATGAAAAGGAAACTTGGAAAAAGCAGCTTTTAGATGTAGAATACAATTCACTTTCCTCtgataaaatggaaaatcaagATAAGGTTGTGAAAGAATGCTTAACAGAGCAaagtaatagtaaaaataaaataaaatctgtggaTGAGATAACTGTAGCAAAATGCAAAAGTGCATCCCTTCCAGGAAATGTGTCTGTTGCATTGCCCATTCCAAAGAGAGAACAACATGATGAAAGACGACTGGATTTATACCGATCTTGGTCATGTACAAGTATTTGCCAGCATTATCCTGACCTACAGATTGGAGGAGACCATGTGGGAAACATGTATGACTCGGGCTGCTTTGTGGAACACATACGTGATGATGCTTTTAATGGTCCACTTTTACTTTCAGTAGATATACCATGGGGTCATTCTCCTGTCATTGAGCCTCTAGAGAATCTACCTGCCTCAAAGCTTTTGAATGGGGATGAAATTCGAGACAAAAGTATGCTGTTTCATAAGCAGCCCCTCTCTAATTCTATGCTTAATAGTTATATGGAAAAAAAGGTGGACGAACTCTACaaacaatttttggaagaaaatctCACTAGGTGCCACTCCATAACCAATCTTATGGCTTCCAATTTGTTAATGAATAATGTAAATCAAATTAGCCTTCAAATCTCTCAAGAGCAGAACATAGAGGAATCGAAAGCTCGGGAAGCTCTCCTACAATCTTTAGCAAGATGTAATCTTCGTAACGTTTCCCATGGAAACAATTCTGAGTTGAGCACTCCTAACTTACAAATATCAAACCAGAGAAGTAGAGAACTTTTATCACATCTATAA